The Salvelinus alpinus chromosome 3, SLU_Salpinus.1, whole genome shotgun sequence genome segment agaccagggaggttttccattgcctcgcaaagaagggcatctattgatagaaaaaaaaagaagacactgaATATTTctttaagcatggtgaagttattaattatactttggatggtgtatcaatacacccagtcactacaaagatactggCGTACTTCCTAACtctgttgccagagaggaaggaaaccactgagGGATTtctccatgaggccaatggtgactttaaaacagttacagagtttaatggttgtgattggagaaaactgaggatggatcaacaacattgtagttactccacaatagtaacctaaatgacagagtgaaaagaaggaagtctgtacaaaataaaatattccaagacatgcatcctgtttgctatGAGGCACCAAAGTAAAACATGGGGTAAAGAAATTCACATTttgccctgaatacaaagcatacgttttgggcaaatccaacacattacagagcaccactcttcatattttcaagcacgatgctggctgcatcatgttatgaataTGCTCGTCATCAGCAAAGACAAGGGAGTTCTTTTTTGGGGATAAAAATAAAAACGAATGGAGCtgagcacaagcaaaatcctaaaAGAAAACCTGGGTCGGTCTGCTTTCCTACAGACactaggagacaaattcaccttccagcaggacaataacctaaaactcaaggccaaatatgcactggagttgcttaccaagatgacattgaatgttccttagtggcctagttatagttttgacttaaatcgtcatgaaaatctatggcaaaacttgaaaatggcagcatccctacagtgaagcatgttggtggcagaatcatgctgtggggatgtttttcagaggcagggactgagatactagtcaggatcgagggaaagatgtacggagcaaagtagagagagatccttgatgaaaaccagctccagagtgctcaggacctcagactggggcaaaggttaatcttccaacaggacaacgaccctaagcacacagccaagacaatgcatgagtggcttggggacaagtctctgaatgtccttgagtggcccagctagatcTCAGATtttaacctgatcgaacatctctggagagacctgaaaatagctgtgcagcgacgctccccatccaacctgacagagcttgagaggatttgcagtgaagaatgggggaaactcccaaaatacaggtgtgccaagcttgtagtgtcatacccaggaagacttgagtctgtaacctgttttggctttgtcattatggggtattgtgtgtagattgatgagggggggaaaactatttaatacattttagcatatggctgtaacataacaaaatgtggaaaaagtcaaggggtttgaatactttccgaatgcactgtacacattgCTTGACTCacattgttgtgctgtgctcacttcaaCAGGAAGGTAGTCCTTCTTGTGCCAAATTTTGTCAacaaactttgtcatcaatgtATGGCATTCTCtgaatttatggtgctttcaagacaactgggagctctagaaagaggccagagttcccatcttggaattccaagtcggatgaccgttcaaaacttatGTTTCCAGTCTGAGAATTtcttttcagagttcccagttgtcttgaactcactgaagtctgatatttcacagttccgagtttccagttgttttgaacgcggcagaagtcatgctggattgacagcatggccaatgtattcaaccttttctggcccatggtgttgcatgtgaatgtttaaCCTTTTAAGCCTGGAAAatagacccttaaacccagacttggaccacacaccctctccactgaatagcaggctattgATTggtttgcaatgcttgcagttagtcactgattccttccaaaccgctcattgttgaatttgcgatttacaacttgttgtgtaattttTATTTCCAATGACTGATGAGCACTGATACATTACAGCAAAACAGAATGAACCATCAAAATTAAAAGATTTAGATTTTTGTATCAATCAGACTTTATGGCACAGTAAACAGACAATTCACCTTACTGAATTAAATATACATTACTTGAgggacatacagtatcttctgCAGTTTCCATGATGAGATCTTTACGATGACTCTAGTTCCGTGTACTGTTCAAGCCAAAGTTTCTCTAATCTTATTTTTTCCCACGTTTTTGGGCCCGAGAGATTAAAAAATGTCCCCAGGGCTGTATGCTCACAGTAGGGTGAGAAGCTCTTTTTGATTGCTGAATGTGAATCTGCTGGGTCAGAAAGAAATAAGGACAATTGTGTAGTAGTCTATGTCCTCGTTCTGGTGTATTTTTAATAGTTCTATACAAACCCACCAAAAAATATAATAAAGGAGGAGTAGATCGAAGTTTTAAGTCCAACAACATGCACTCCTCTGTCAGTGTTCTCTGACCTTAGTTAGAAAATAAACTGTTTTCCTTCACCCATGTATTGTTTTGCAGAGCACTCGGGTGGACAGTATCTGATAGACCAGATGAACCCCATGCTCATAACATTGTTTATGGCCAGAAGTACTCTGAGGACGCAAGATAGCCAGTCTTACAAGGGCATCAATTCATGAGAGAAGTGAGGAAAAACTGTGAAAATAAAAAATTTACAAATGGTTGCTCTcatttgccacacacacacacacacacacacacacacacacacacacacacacacacacacacacacacacacacacacacacacacacacacacacacacacacacacacacacacacacacacacacacacacacacacacacacacacacacacacacaaacagctcaAAAAGAACAGTGTCTCATGCTATGATCTTAAAATTGATTGACATTGGCACCATAACAGTGCACTTTTGTCtagagtcaaatcaaatcaaagtttatttgtcacgtgcgccgaatacaacaggtgtagaccttacagtgaaatgcttacttacaggctctaactaatagtgcaaaaaaggtattaggtgaacaataggtaagtaaagatataaaaacaacagtaaaaagaaatTGAAAAATAACAttggcgaggctatatacagtagcgaggctataaaggtagcgaggctacatacagacaccatacAGAGTGACATGATAGCAATGCCAGGCCATCAGTCAATATGTCTGTGTTCCTCCTTATGCAAAGAAATGAAGCAATAATTACCAGGTGTTGCCATGGAAGCTTGTGCTGAGGGCAATCTTCATTGTATTTACATACACTATGCTAACTTTTCTGCAAAGCAAGGTGTTTCTCCTCTGCTTCACAATTAGATTCCCTGTCACTACGGTCTGAGGAGTGAGGACAGGGGCAGCGCTACACGCCTCAATCAGTGTCTAATCACAGTCAATGGTATCTTAAATGCAGTCAGCTAGCAGCACATTGATTGCGAACAATTTAACGGAGATTGGTCTTCTAGAAACCTCCCGCCTCGTCAAGGACTCTCTTAGTATCACCAGCAGAGTGAAGCTTAAAGACAGGACAGAAAAAAGCAAATAGAATCACATTTCTAGAGAACATTGTCTTCTTAGCTGTGAAgagggggtgtgttgggtatggGGGTGTGTGAGGCAACACTTCATGACCCAAACCCCACCTCCCCCACACACAGTCTTTAGGCTGGGGGTCACGAGGAGTATTGTTAGGAAGTGCACTGCTTAAAGGAGGTCTGGGTAGACCCATTTAAGCCCTtacccctcccctctctacccctccccatTCTCCTTTATTCTTCTATAAGCCTCTTTTATGCAAGTGTCCCGGGCCCCCGCATTCGCAAATAGTAGCAGACACTACGGTCCCATCATGGTAAGTGCGACATTTACATAGATACCGAATACCAAATATTGGAACTGGATATCATTTGATTGGTACATTTTGTTTTTGCAACCAGGTGTACTGTATGTTTGCATATGTATGTGTATCTTTTCCCTGTTATTTATAAGTGAAGTAAGGAAATTCTGCACCGGCTTGGGGCTGTTTGTTTTGGTGTATGTCTTTGTTATGTACCACTATTTTGGAACAATCCAATATGGTTTCCTTCACATGGCAGGATATACTCCGAGTAAGGATGTTCAGATTAGTCCCGTGTAAAAAGCATGAGTGGATTCATACTCCAAAATGTTTGTTGAGGTGATTTTTATACAGATTAGTCCCATGTACCAGTTAGTGCTGCAGTTGTGGCTGCCCCCCTAAAATAGCTGCCGTGGCAGtatttccatctctcccttttcTTGATTCGCTCCGTAGAGGATTCGCTTGGCATGAGATCTATATTACAGTGTTTAAGCGTAGAGCTGAAGCATTCCTCTCATATTGATTTAATGTGATGTGACAAAGTCATTTTTTAAAATTACGATTCATTTAGAAATAGGTCCACTGAAAACAAACATCATACACATTCTAAATGTGCTGTACAATTGGTACACAACATCTTATGAATTATGCTTTTTGTTCTAAGCAGTGAATATAAAATGTTGTAAAACTTCTCATGTGTTTTTATGAAAAGAAGAGAAATGGGGCGTATTTAATTAATTTATGTTTCACTTTGTTTTCCCTCTGCATTTTCACTCCATGTAGGTCTTTTGATCTCGGTGCATCCCGTTTTGATTCCCTTCGGGCGTCTTACTGATGCTCGGCTGCACTTGAATAAAGAACCCTTCAAGTAGCACTAATCACCACCAGACATGAGGTTCCTGTGGCCCCTGTTCTTCCTCCTGTGCCTTCGTGTCCTACCCAGCACCGAGGCCAAACACCAGATCTCCGACGACAAGACGTCGCAGCTCCCACCACCATTGGCAGACAAGATGCCCAAGAACTCTGTAACAAGCTCAGGAGGGTTCAGCACAAAGGTTGGCCATAACTGTACTTGGGATACGTCTGGGGAGGGCGTGGTGAATCTGCTGGTCAGCTGTAACTCCGGGGAGCAGACCTACTGGTGCCGCTACACTGGACAGCCAGACTTGTGCCAAGCCTACAGTGACAGGAAGGCACAGGTCAGGCACTGGAAACAACTGGTGGGCAAGCTGAAGAAGAGGAGCAATGCGTGCAAAGGGGAGAAAGTGCTGAAGACCCCCAACTGCAAGGCCCCCATGGACTCCCACATGAAGCTCAAAGAGAAGGGGAACagtggaggagagaaggatccaTTGCCCCTGGTTCCTGAATTgacagagaaggaggagaagaaagaggataGGACTCTGTTGGAGGAGAGGAATTGGGATGGAGAGATAAACGACATGGAGCCAGTGGAGAATTACTGTGCCGAGGGATGGCATTCTGTCTGTTCTTTCTTTGTAAGGTTTTTTGAAGGTTAAAGTCTTTAAGTTTTTCTAAGGTTAAAAAAAGGACAAAGCTGATGAACTCAGTCGGGAAAAACTCCACCTCTATATCCGGGCTTACTTCTTTGCTACGTAAACAAAAATGGTTTGTCTGAAGCAATATAGAGACGAAATATAGGCGTCATAGAAATGTTTTGGGTTGTGTATTTTATTGTGAAACTAATATTTGCTATTGGTCATTTGTAGTCACTAGACTTGTATCAGATTTCTATTTTTGAACTTTAACACAGCATAAAAAATTATACCTGTGAATAAACATACCGTACTATATAAATATTGAACATTTGTTTTATTAGTTTAATAAATGAACACAGATGATATGGTTATTTTTTAGAAGCAGTTAATTAGAAGGACTATATGGATGATATAGTTATTTATATTGTCAAGTTCTATTCCAGTAGCTGGGGAAATACTGTAATACTTGATTCAAAATCGCAATAGTATTGACAAGATCTTTGTGCTGTAGTGTATACACTTGAGGATAACAAATTAATGGTAATGAGCATGAATAGGATAATATTGAGAACCTTTTATGTATTTTCCCCATAGTTTATCCCTTGATATTAGTTGCCAGAAAATAAAAAATCTCTTGAGACAATGTTTATTTTTCTTAACCAAAACGATGTCAACATAACACAGGAAATGCAGTTCTTAAAAATTGCCAACCCTGATAATCAATTTTTTTTCATGTCTTTGTAAGTAGTGATAGGGTCACGCCTGTGAGACCTTGTGTACACTTAGAATAGACATACAGAAAGGGTTCATTGAAAATGTCACAAGATTAAGATGAGATTAGTGCAAATACTTTATGGCAAACAAGACTCACAAAATATCGTGGAAATCTGTTGTGATCTGTTTGAGGTGACACTGACTCTCCAAATTTTCACAATTGATTGCATGCTCTCTGGGAAATAAAGCAGTCTTGTGACTACAGTAATAAGTGGATGTTTATATATAGTTTTAAAAGTATCATCTTATTTAGTATCTGTGGCTCTACTGTCTCTTTCTCATCCATCGTTTGATTGAGATTCTCTTCATGAGACAACTGTGTGGTTATCAATTGAAATATTGTATGTCTTTTCTAGTGTTGCTATTTGTGTGATCTGGTAGCTAGTGGCCACAGACAACAAATAGACCATCGTGAGTTGCACTGCCAATGCCAACAGATGGCAGGAGGTACCTCCTGGTACTATATTGGGTCCCACACTATTTTCACATTAGATTCAGTTACAAACAATTCAATCAAAGAGACTCTTCTTTTTTTGTGTTGGGACAGAGATCATAGAAGTCTAGCTAAGCTGTTCATTTGATTATTTTGTTCAGGTTAACACAAAGTAAACATTTTTTTATGAAAACATGGACTGATTATACCAACCAGAGCCACAGTCTTGCCTTTAAGTCTCACTGcaatctgcatgtgtgtgtgtgtccatgtgtggtCTCTGTGAAATGTATGTGATGATGACTGGAAGGTGGGTTTGTGAATAGAAAGAGGATGGGTTTACAGTCATGGTGTGAATTGTCCCACAAAGGCACTCCTCCCGCCTAAACCAGCTTTttcctctgtgtctctatgtcACTAAAACTTCCTCTATAACTATAGCTATCTATCTGCTCTCAGTAACAGACTGATTATACACCTCTGAAGGCAGTAGATATCATGTTCATTTCAAAGTACATTATTGTTTGGATCAGCGATTCAATCCCAATCAACTCACACTAAAGATAACGGTTTGTTCCTCAGATCTAATATATAATGATGTGTAAAAAGTAATGAAGATATCGATAGCACAGCCAAGCATGCCCCCAATCTCTCTAAGTCCTTAATTTACATCTTCAGTACATATATcattaggacagacagacaaacacaaatacacacaccacacacacaggagagtaATGCCAATACGCCCCTCTCAACCCAGGATTCTGTCTTTCTTCTCTCTACAGTCGCTCCATTGTCCCTCATACATCAAATAGAGCAGTGAGTACTTGCATGCCTCTGCCCTAGCAGTGTGGCCACCCCCAGAATAACTAAGGAAGAACCTGTATACACTACTAGGGCCCTATTCCCACTACGAGATGAAGGAGTCTGAGGAGCGGCGTGGCAATAGAGTTTTACTTTTCAATTCACATTAAATCCTTGCCTTTGCTTTCATAAATATCGCAGTAGCCACAAGCCAGTAAGCACAAACTACTTAACAATCCAAGCAAATAATGCAACAATTCACAAGAATGTGCAGACTATTAAAATGTtccaactttccctccatctttaagtcttggttccaatagtttatatttttCCGTAACAGTAGGTGCATATCTTAAGTTCCATAGTTCATAGAGAACATGCAAAAAAAAATGGactattaatatcaaacaaaaCAGAATGAGCATATGTACTTTTCACACATCCAATAAACTGTTATATACCCAGACAAGCAAGATATctgttaaaaccttttctcaatacagggggtgctgtttccactttggaaaatatcgtctccaaattaaactgcctcatactcaattcttgctcgtacaatatgcatattattattactattggatagaaaacaat includes the following:
- the LOC139570949 gene encoding fibroblast growth factor-binding protein 2-like codes for the protein MRFLWPLFFLLCLRVLPSTEAKHQISDDKTSQLPPPLADKMPKNSVTSSGGFSTKVGHNCTWDTSGEGVVNLLVSCNSGEQTYWCRYTGQPDLCQAYSDRKAQVRHWKQLVGKLKKRSNACKGEKVLKTPNCKAPMDSHMKLKEKGNSGGEKDPLPLVPELTEKEEKKEDRTLLEERNWDGEINDMEPVENYCAEGWHSVCSFFVRFFEG